The Sporosarcina luteola genome contains a region encoding:
- the spoVAE gene encoding stage V sporulation protein AE, protein MFSIYITSFIVGGLICVIGQLMFDVAKMTPAHTLCTLVVAGSVLDGLGLYEPLIDFAGTGATIPITSFGNALTHGALAEAEKHGLIGVLTGMFEVTSSGISAAILFGFIASFIFKPKGSV, encoded by the coding sequence TTGTTTTCGATTTACATTACTTCCTTTATTGTCGGCGGGCTTATTTGTGTCATTGGCCAACTGATGTTTGACGTGGCGAAGATGACTCCTGCACATACGCTCTGCACTCTCGTCGTGGCGGGTTCCGTACTGGACGGGTTAGGACTATATGAACCGTTGATCGACTTTGCGGGCACCGGCGCGACAATTCCTATCACTTCGTTTGGCAACGCACTGACCCACGGAGCGCTGGCCGAGGCTGAAAAACATGGCCTTATCGGTGTTCTGACAGGGATGTTTGAAGTGACGAGTTCGGGTATCAGCGCAGCTATCCTATTTGGCTTCATTGCATCGTTTATTTTCAAACCAAAAGGATCCGTTTGA
- a CDS encoding stage VI sporulation protein F, which produces MNDSFFKKIESKTGVPMEEVFALANAIQYADFSDERQVRKIVRKVGRLAHKEVPPHMEDELVKSIVKNGNSVNLNDIQRMMG; this is translated from the coding sequence ATGAATGATTCGTTTTTCAAAAAGATAGAATCAAAGACTGGCGTTCCAATGGAGGAAGTATTTGCATTGGCAAATGCTATCCAATATGCCGATTTCAGCGATGAGCGGCAAGTGCGGAAAATCGTAAGAAAAGTAGGGCGCCTTGCACATAAGGAAGTCCCGCCGCATATGGAAGATGAACTAGTGAAATCAATCGTCAAAAATGGAAATTCCGTTAATTTGAATGATATTCAGCGTATGATGGGGTGA
- a CDS encoding GTP pyrophosphokinase, whose translation MKEWKQFLEPYKQAVSELKVKLKGLRAQYELEGVHMPVEFVTGRVKPLASIYDKTLEKGIPFKPSAELAEELPDIAGLRIMCQFVDDIGKVVHTLRQRTDMQVVEERDYISHKKPSGYRSYHMIIEYPVQTIHGEKSILAEIQIRTLAMNFWASIEHSLNYKYQGELPNVIMHRLERAAEAAFRLDEEMSLIRDEIHDAQQYFSAFKETADRDYSDKKRERGGYNEIRNTDEK comes from the coding sequence ATGAAGGAGTGGAAGCAATTTCTTGAACCATATAAACAGGCTGTTTCCGAATTGAAGGTGAAATTGAAGGGGCTTCGTGCGCAATACGAACTCGAGGGCGTCCATATGCCCGTGGAATTCGTAACGGGACGGGTGAAACCACTAGCGAGCATCTATGATAAAACCCTTGAAAAGGGAATCCCCTTCAAACCTTCAGCGGAGTTGGCGGAGGAGCTTCCGGATATTGCCGGTCTCCGTATTATGTGCCAGTTCGTCGATGATATCGGAAAAGTTGTTCATACATTGCGGCAGCGAACCGACATGCAAGTCGTTGAGGAAAGGGATTATATCTCTCATAAGAAGCCGAGCGGATACCGGTCCTACCATATGATCATCGAGTATCCAGTCCAGACGATCCATGGGGAGAAGTCGATTCTAGCAGAAATTCAGATCCGTACATTGGCAATGAACTTCTGGGCGTCCATCGAACATTCCTTGAACTACAAATATCAAGGCGAATTGCCGAATGTCATTATGCATCGACTGGAAAGGGCTGCAGAAGCCGCTTTCAGGTTGGATGAAGAAATGTCGCTCATCCGCGATGAAATCCATGACGCCCAGCAATACTTCAGCGCGTTCAAAGAAACCGCCGATAGGGATTACAGTGATAAAAAAAGGGAAAGGGGGGGCTATAATGAAATTCGCAATACAGACGAGAAATGA
- a CDS encoding YjcZ family sporulation protein, producing the protein MFGGCYPGGYGGGYGGGRGSYGGSTFVLIVVLFILLIIVGSSFC; encoded by the coding sequence ATGTTCGGTGGATGCTATCCTGGCGGTTACGGCGGAGGATATGGCGGAGGAAGAGGCTCATATGGCGGTTCCACTTTCGTTCTGATTGTAGTTCTCTTCATCTTGCTTATCATTGTCGGCAGCAGCTTTTGCTAA
- a CDS encoding RluA family pseudouridine synthase codes for MTPSSQVMSEAIMTEKKFTLEFIVEQDEILLREFLHEKGISKRTLTAVKYDGGLLLVNGSEQTVRHTLKQGDSVTVQFPQEEPSVGLVPETGNLAIVYEDEAILIIDKPAGQGTIPSRDQPNGTVANFVAGKFEAEHVPSTVHVLTRLDTDTSGLVCLAKNRHIHHLLSEQMQKIGFKRSYIAFVEGYVKKDAFTIEQPIGRKDGSIIERTVRQDGQYARTDVQVLGRFERDGVQLTSVSLKLHTGRTHQIRVHLQWLGHPLAGDDLYGGSRGLLGRQALHCACIGFRHPLTNELMTFMSELPADLKQLETGSDQSK; via the coding sequence ATGACTCCTTCATCGCAAGTGATGAGTGAAGCGATTATGACTGAAAAGAAGTTCACACTTGAGTTCATTGTAGAACAAGATGAGATCTTGCTACGGGAGTTCCTGCACGAAAAAGGAATCTCAAAACGGACTTTGACAGCGGTGAAATATGACGGTGGCTTGCTGCTCGTGAACGGGTCGGAGCAGACGGTGAGGCATACGTTGAAGCAAGGGGATTCCGTTACGGTCCAATTTCCGCAGGAAGAGCCGAGCGTCGGTCTTGTTCCTGAAACTGGCAATCTGGCAATTGTTTATGAAGATGAAGCGATTCTAATCATCGATAAGCCAGCTGGCCAAGGGACAATCCCGTCACGCGATCAGCCGAACGGGACGGTCGCCAATTTCGTTGCCGGAAAGTTCGAAGCCGAGCATGTCCCGTCGACCGTGCATGTCCTAACAAGGCTGGATACCGATACGTCGGGCCTCGTTTGCTTGGCGAAGAACCGGCATATCCATCATCTGCTCAGTGAACAGATGCAGAAGATCGGTTTTAAGCGCAGTTATATTGCGTTCGTGGAAGGGTATGTAAAGAAGGATGCCTTTACCATTGAACAGCCGATCGGACGGAAAGACGGTAGTATCATTGAAAGGACGGTCCGGCAAGATGGCCAATATGCGAGGACTGATGTCCAGGTGCTTGGCCGCTTTGAACGGGATGGCGTGCAGCTCACGTCCGTATCTTTGAAGTTGCATACAGGACGGACCCATCAAATACGTGTCCATTTGCAATGGCTCGGCCACCCGCTTGCAGGCGATGACTTATATGGGGGTAGCCGTGGGTTGCTTGGAAGACAGGCATTGCATTGCGCTTGCATAGGCTTCCGACATCCGTTGACGAATGAGCTAATGACGTTCATGAGTGAATTGCCTGCGGACTTGAAACAATTGGAGACCGGTTCGGATCAATCAAAATAA
- a CDS encoding stage V sporulation protein AD yields the protein MVMKGLLTFPSTPSIVATGVTAGPLEKKSAFQSSFDKMYDDERCGMKTNEQGHSKLMEDACMIALSKVDKIPSDADFLVAGDLVNQMTPSSFFATTVGIPYLGMFSACATSVSSLLTAALLTEAGMSKLAIAGSSSQHNAVERQFRYPIEYGAQKGAATQWTVTAAGAAAVAPYQKGLPSIECGTVGRAIDMGMSDPLNMGAAMAPAAADTLKRHLTGHGTSAGDYDLIMTGDLATVGFSIFKELVKNQGITEFGNFSDAGMEFYGNNPDFKAGASGAGCSAAVYFSEVYQKMKDKEYKKVLLIATGALLSPMSYQQGETIPCIAHAVELTMK from the coding sequence ATGGTAATGAAAGGTCTGTTGACATTTCCTTCGACTCCTTCCATAGTAGCGACGGGTGTGACAGCCGGACCGCTCGAAAAGAAAAGCGCTTTTCAGTCGAGTTTCGACAAAATGTATGATGACGAACGATGCGGCATGAAAACGAATGAACAAGGCCATTCAAAACTGATGGAAGATGCTTGTATGATCGCGTTAAGCAAGGTTGATAAGATACCGTCGGATGCTGATTTTTTAGTAGCAGGGGATCTTGTCAATCAGATGACCCCATCGAGTTTCTTTGCAACGACTGTCGGCATACCGTATCTCGGGATGTTTTCAGCATGCGCAACATCGGTCTCTTCTTTACTCACGGCAGCCCTTTTGACAGAGGCAGGGATGTCGAAATTGGCCATTGCAGGTTCATCGAGCCAGCATAATGCAGTCGAAAGGCAGTTCCGTTATCCAATTGAATATGGCGCACAAAAAGGCGCCGCAACCCAATGGACTGTTACGGCTGCAGGAGCGGCGGCCGTTGCGCCATACCAAAAAGGTCTTCCTTCCATAGAATGCGGGACGGTTGGAAGAGCGATTGATATGGGAATGTCTGATCCATTGAACATGGGAGCCGCAATGGCGCCGGCTGCCGCAGATACACTGAAACGGCATTTGACTGGTCATGGGACTTCTGCGGGCGATTATGATTTGATCATGACCGGGGATTTGGCTACGGTCGGTTTTTCAATTTTTAAAGAGCTCGTCAAAAACCAAGGAATAACGGAATTTGGAAACTTCAGCGACGCAGGTATGGAGTTTTACGGAAATAATCCGGATTTCAAGGCAGGCGCAAGCGGAGCGGGATGCTCAGCCGCCGTTTACTTTTCGGAAGTCTATCAGAAAATGAAGGACAAGGAATATAAAAAAGTTCTGCTAATCGCGACTGGTGCGTTGCTTTCCCCAATGTCATACCAACAAGGCGAGACGATTCCGTGCATTGCGCACGCAGTCGAATTAACGATGAAATGA
- the prpE gene encoding bis(5'-nucleosyl)-tetraphosphatase PrpE has translation MKLDIIGDIHGCYDELLSLIDKLGYSLASGLPLHEDGRQLAFVGDAMDRGPSSLKTLEFMFKLQDNHKLIYSPGNHCNKLYRLAKGSNVQKKNGLETTVAELNALQPKRKMRFLDRYRQFYEALPLYENLDNGQLIIAHAGIREQMIGEPFSNKIQSFVLYGDTTGETLPDGRPVRRDWAKKYSGDAWIVYGHTPVKDARFVNRTVNIDTGCVFGGKLTAIRYPEMEIVTVPSKQPFIPEKFTYFD, from the coding sequence ATGAAACTGGACATAATTGGTGACATACACGGATGCTATGACGAATTGCTGTCGCTCATCGATAAGCTCGGATATTCACTTGCATCAGGATTGCCGCTCCATGAAGATGGAAGACAGCTCGCTTTTGTGGGGGACGCGATGGACCGGGGTCCGTCATCGTTGAAAACGCTGGAGTTCATGTTCAAACTGCAAGACAATCATAAACTCATCTATTCCCCCGGCAACCATTGCAATAAACTTTACCGCCTCGCAAAAGGCAGCAACGTCCAAAAGAAAAACGGACTTGAAACGACAGTGGCGGAATTGAATGCCCTGCAGCCAAAGAGAAAAATGCGTTTCTTGGACCGCTACAGGCAATTCTATGAAGCTTTGCCGCTATATGAAAATCTGGACAACGGACAACTAATTATTGCACACGCGGGAATCCGTGAACAGATGATCGGAGAACCTTTTTCAAATAAAATACAGTCGTTCGTCCTCTACGGGGATACGACCGGTGAAACGCTCCCCGACGGCAGACCTGTCAGAAGGGATTGGGCAAAAAAATATTCCGGGGACGCCTGGATTGTCTACGGACATACGCCGGTCAAGGATGCAAGATTCGTAAACCGAACTGTCAATATCGATACAGGATGCGTGTTCGGAGGCAAGCTGACAGCTATCCGCTATCCGGAAATGGAGATCGTCACCGTTCCTTCCAAGCAACCGTTTATTCCAGAGAAATTCACTTATTTTGATTGA
- a CDS encoding GNAT family N-acetyltransferase, protein MIEVKIASSEQEQADAYDVRKKVFVEEQGVPLSLEIDEFDNTASHFIVYDERQPIGAGRIREIGPGIGKVERVCVLKEMRGKHLGNLIMHELENYAKSAEMTKIILNAQSYAVPFYEKLGYTVTSPEFMDADIPHRAMEKEITP, encoded by the coding sequence TTGATTGAAGTGAAGATTGCCAGTTCCGAGCAAGAACAGGCAGATGCGTATGATGTTCGAAAAAAAGTCTTTGTGGAAGAGCAAGGGGTACCATTGAGTCTTGAAATCGATGAGTTCGATAATACCGCTTCCCATTTCATCGTCTATGATGAACGGCAGCCGATCGGAGCAGGGCGCATCCGTGAAATTGGTCCGGGAATCGGTAAAGTTGAGCGGGTATGTGTGTTAAAAGAAATGCGCGGGAAGCATCTGGGAAATCTGATCATGCATGAACTTGAAAATTATGCCAAGTCCGCTGAAATGACGAAAATCATTTTGAACGCACAGTCCTATGCTGTGCCTTTCTATGAAAAACTCGGATATACCGTAACGTCACCTGAATTCATGGATGCGGATATTCCGCACCGTGCAATGGAAAAGGAAATCACTCCTTAA
- the mgtE gene encoding magnesium transporter codes for MTVNEELRDESIIDEEKLINSLEQQDIKTFRDEYLMLHPYDRAVFYEKVEPGHRKTMYYFLSPKELAEIFETSEIDEDEYKQFLQEMDTTYAAEMISQMFVDNAVDVLKELDKAQIASYLTLMNKEAAAQIKSLLHYEEYTAGSIMTTEYVSIPQNSTVRSAMTILRNEAPSAETIYYVFVVDEDNRLTGVVSLRDLIITDEDTLIQSIMNERVVSVLVSDDQEDVARMTQDYNLLAVPVVDFQQHMLGIITVDDVIDVLDEEASDDYSKLAAVSNMDSFDKTSFDAAKKRIPWLIILLVLGMLTANLIDLFTDTISQVALLAAFIPLIAGTAGNSGTQALAVAVRGIATRDVEDESKFKLLLREAGTGLITGLVCAIFVVGLIFIWKHEFIIALLVGAAIFVSIFVATISGSFIPLFMHRMKIDPAVASGPFITTLNDVISIIIYLGLATMFISSL; via the coding sequence ATGACTGTAAATGAAGAACTTCGTGATGAAAGTATTATCGACGAAGAAAAACTGATAAATTCATTGGAACAGCAAGATATTAAAACATTCCGTGATGAATATTTAATGCTTCACCCGTATGACCGAGCTGTTTTCTATGAGAAGGTGGAGCCGGGTCATCGAAAGACAATGTATTACTTCCTCTCTCCGAAAGAGTTGGCGGAGATATTCGAGACAAGTGAAATCGATGAAGATGAATACAAGCAGTTCCTTCAGGAGATGGACACGACATATGCCGCCGAAATGATCTCACAGATGTTCGTCGACAATGCGGTAGATGTCCTGAAAGAACTTGATAAAGCACAGATTGCCAGCTATTTGACGCTAATGAACAAAGAAGCGGCTGCACAGATCAAGTCCCTCTTGCATTACGAAGAGTATACCGCCGGTTCGATCATGACGACGGAATACGTTTCGATTCCACAAAATTCGACGGTGCGCTCCGCAATGACAATCTTGCGGAATGAAGCTCCATCTGCCGAAACCATCTATTATGTTTTCGTAGTAGATGAAGATAACCGTCTGACTGGCGTCGTTTCACTTCGTGACCTGATCATTACGGATGAAGATACGTTAATCCAATCAATTATGAATGAACGTGTCGTCAGCGTCCTTGTCTCGGATGACCAGGAAGATGTTGCAAGGATGACCCAGGACTATAACTTGTTAGCGGTCCCGGTCGTCGATTTCCAGCAGCATATGCTTGGAATCATTACAGTCGATGACGTTATCGACGTTTTAGATGAAGAAGCATCCGATGACTATTCCAAACTTGCTGCCGTATCCAATATGGACTCTTTTGACAAAACTTCGTTTGATGCAGCAAAGAAAAGAATTCCATGGCTGATCATCCTGTTAGTGCTAGGCATGCTGACGGCAAATCTAATCGACTTATTCACGGATACGATTTCGCAAGTCGCTCTACTGGCAGCATTTATCCCCTTGATTGCGGGAACTGCCGGTAATAGCGGAACGCAAGCACTTGCTGTAGCAGTTCGCGGTATCGCGACTCGTGATGTCGAGGATGAAAGCAAGTTCAAGTTGTTGCTGCGGGAAGCAGGCACCGGCCTCATAACCGGGCTCGTTTGCGCGATTTTTGTCGTTGGCCTCATATTCATTTGGAAGCATGAATTCATTATCGCATTACTCGTTGGTGCTGCGATTTTCGTTTCCATCTTTGTCGCGACAATTTCAGGATCGTTCATTCCATTGTTCATGCACCGGATGAAGATTGACCCTGCCGTAGCATCAGGCCCATTCATCACAACGCTGAACGACGTCATCAGCATCATCATTTATCTTGGATTGGCGACAATGTTCATCAGCAGCCTGTGA
- a CDS encoding CotY/CotZ family spore coat protein: MQDIRDDLDCDDCRTDCFLTPLGSLVSPARQRANTRVFMLLDEKGNPFKAMFKRRRRFEDGENATSEQGRRDCTTCFSIFFRVQNIFDNCCATIQVLEPRDARGRKVDLFKGGKLDLDAICEVENFEATGTCVTVDLKCFCAIQCVKDVFIDCDED, from the coding sequence GTGCAAGATATTCGCGACGATCTTGATTGCGACGATTGCAGAACTGATTGTTTCCTGACTCCGCTCGGTAGCCTTGTAAGCCCTGCTAGACAACGAGCCAATACGCGCGTCTTTATGCTATTGGACGAAAAAGGTAATCCATTCAAAGCAATGTTTAAGAGAAGAAGAAGGTTCGAAGATGGTGAGAACGCAACCTCCGAACAAGGTCGAAGAGACTGTACAACATGTTTCTCGATTTTCTTCAGAGTTCAAAACATATTCGACAATTGCTGTGCAACAATCCAAGTACTCGAACCGCGTGATGCCAGAGGTAGAAAAGTCGACTTGTTCAAAGGCGGCAAATTGGATCTCGACGCAATTTGCGAAGTCGAAAACTTCGAAGCGACAGGCACTTGCGTAACTGTTGATCTAAAATGCTTCTGTGCTATCCAATGCGTAAAAGACGTTTTCATCGATTGTGACGAAGATTGA
- a CDS encoding YjcG family protein, whose protein sequence is MKYGIVAFPSKKLQDLANGYRKRYDPHYALITPHMTVKGVFEADDKEIEQVAEAIHKVVRKHKPFELNVSKVSTFAPITNTIFFKVTPNDEILSLHKDLNEDFFGEKPEYSFVPHITIAQKLGSGEHDDIIGQIKMFGVDHTEIIDRIHLLYQLEDGSWTVYETFRLGEEI, encoded by the coding sequence ATGAAATATGGCATTGTAGCTTTCCCTTCAAAGAAACTCCAGGATTTGGCAAATGGGTACAGGAAACGTTATGATCCACATTATGCGCTTATCACGCCTCACATGACCGTCAAAGGTGTATTTGAAGCCGATGATAAGGAAATCGAACAAGTGGCGGAAGCAATCCATAAGGTTGTTCGCAAGCATAAACCCTTTGAATTGAATGTGTCAAAAGTGAGCACGTTTGCACCTATCACCAATACGATTTTCTTTAAAGTGACACCGAATGACGAAATCCTATCACTCCATAAAGATTTGAATGAAGATTTTTTCGGTGAAAAACCTGAATATTCATTCGTCCCGCATATTACAATCGCCCAAAAACTAGGTTCTGGTGAGCATGACGATATTATCGGTCAAATTAAGATGTTCGGTGTAGATCATACCGAAATTATTGATCGCATTCACCTTCTTTATCAACTTGAGGACGGGTCATGGACAGTTTATGAAACTTTCCGCCTCGGCGAGGAAATCTGA
- a CDS encoding alpha/beta hydrolase: MEYGKIEEITFYSKALDEDMQLLIHLPHQYSPLYKYSVLIASDGKDYFQYGRIGRVVDELVYEGDINNMIVVGIPYKSVEERRRMYHPEGDRHEDYIRFLAHELVPYIDENYPTYQVGAGRGLIGDSLAATISLLTALKYPNCFGKVILHSPYVDEYVMEKVEALKDPSSFSIYHVIGEEETEVKTTQDGTQDFLTPNRELNKLIKRRGFSYFYEEFDGNHTWKYWQQDVRRAIKESFQYD, encoded by the coding sequence ATGGAATACGGAAAAATTGAAGAGATTACATTTTACAGCAAGGCGCTAGATGAGGATATGCAACTTCTTATCCACCTGCCACATCAGTATTCACCATTATACAAGTATTCAGTTCTCATCGCTTCCGACGGGAAGGATTATTTTCAATATGGAAGGATCGGCCGGGTAGTGGACGAATTAGTTTACGAAGGCGACATCAATAATATGATTGTCGTCGGCATACCGTATAAGAGTGTAGAGGAACGCAGAAGAATGTATCATCCGGAAGGCGACCGGCATGAGGATTATATCCGTTTCCTAGCGCATGAGCTAGTTCCTTACATCGATGAGAATTACCCTACGTACCAAGTCGGCGCCGGCAGGGGGTTAATCGGCGATTCGTTGGCGGCGACGATTTCGCTATTGACAGCTTTGAAATATCCGAACTGCTTTGGCAAGGTGATTCTTCATTCCCCCTATGTCGATGAGTATGTGATGGAGAAGGTGGAAGCCTTGAAAGATCCTTCCTCTTTTTCAATTTACCATGTCATCGGCGAAGAGGAAACTGAAGTGAAAACGACTCAGGATGGCACACAGGATTTCCTCACACCAAATAGAGAATTGAATAAGTTGATCAAAAGAAGAGGGTTTTCATACTTCTATGAAGAATTTGACGGAAACCATACATGGAAGTATTGGCAACAGGACGTTCGAAGGGCTATCAAGGAATCCTTTCAATACGATTAA
- a CDS encoding NAD kinase — protein MKFAIQTRNDPLSNRLKDEARDYLSDFGLVFDEDEPDIVLSIGGDGTLLHAFHKYIHRLKDTAFIGIHTGHLGFYADWKPEEMEKLVLSIARKEYNVIEYPLLEVIINYRQSEKAAKYLALNESTVKSPEVTLVMDVELNGVHFERFRGDGLCMSTPSGSTAYNKALGGAIIHPSLHAIQLTEMASINNRVFRTVGSPLILPAHHSCVLTPVKGPDFMVTIDHLQLLHKDVKSIEYKVADEKVRFGRFRPFPFWTRVHDSFIASDE, from the coding sequence ATGAAATTCGCAATACAGACGAGAAATGATCCGTTGTCGAATCGACTGAAAGATGAAGCTAGGGATTATTTGTCCGATTTCGGACTTGTCTTTGACGAAGATGAACCTGATATCGTTTTATCGATAGGAGGGGACGGCACGTTGCTGCACGCCTTCCATAAATATATCCATCGCCTGAAGGATACAGCTTTCATCGGCATCCATACCGGGCATCTCGGATTCTACGCCGATTGGAAGCCCGAAGAGATGGAGAAACTTGTCCTGTCGATTGCGCGGAAGGAATATAACGTCATCGAATACCCCCTTCTTGAAGTGATCATCAATTACCGACAGTCCGAAAAAGCCGCAAAGTATCTTGCACTCAATGAATCAACGGTCAAATCCCCTGAAGTGACGCTCGTCATGGACGTAGAATTAAACGGTGTGCATTTTGAAAGATTCCGCGGGGACGGACTATGCATGTCAACGCCATCGGGCTCGACCGCTTATAATAAAGCTCTCGGCGGCGCGATTATCCACCCATCCTTGCACGCCATCCAACTGACCGAAATGGCTTCGATCAACAACCGTGTGTTCCGGACAGTTGGATCACCACTTATCCTGCCTGCACATCATAGTTGCGTGCTGACGCCGGTCAAGGGACCGGATTTCATGGTGACGATCGATCATTTGCAACTGTTGCATAAAGACGTGAAGTCGATCGAGTATAAAGTGGCGGATGAAAAGGTGCGTTTCGGAAGATTCCGTCCGTTCCCGTTCTGGACGAGGGTTCATGACTCCTTCATCGCAAGTGATGAGTGA
- a CDS encoding YhcN/YlaJ family sporulation lipoprotein: protein MVDIRQLIMMLCVLLLLSGCMPNEFKFENHTEEDASKAEELLKKEKRVKGVAALFHEDHLLVGIRVKTFSRFNKRKIASEIEKKLKEEYPDLAVFVSADSKILNETNKLILKKDEKGLKKKIHHLISLAEEET, encoded by the coding sequence ATGGTGGATATTCGTCAATTGATCATGATGCTATGCGTGCTTCTTCTACTGTCCGGATGTATGCCGAATGAATTCAAATTCGAGAACCATACAGAGGAAGACGCAAGCAAAGCGGAAGAGTTATTGAAGAAGGAAAAGCGCGTCAAAGGGGTTGCTGCTCTGTTCCACGAAGATCATTTGCTCGTTGGGATTCGCGTGAAGACCTTTTCCAGGTTCAATAAAAGGAAAATAGCCAGTGAAATCGAAAAGAAGCTAAAGGAAGAATACCCCGATTTAGCAGTTTTCGTTTCTGCGGATAGCAAGATTTTAAATGAAACGAATAAGCTCATCTTGAAAAAAGATGAAAAAGGATTGAAGAAGAAAATCCATCATTTGATATCACTAGCGGAGGAAGAGACATAA
- the spoVAC gene encoding stage V sporulation protein AC gives MDKDKYAKLEQKISPKPPLLKNVIKAFLVGGTICLIAQFIALFYMTFFDFTERTASNPTVATMIFIAMLLTGFGVYKKIGQFGGAGGAVPITGFGNAVVSAAIEHKSEGFVLGVGSNIFKLAGSVIVFGVFSAFLVALIKTILVKMGVVSW, from the coding sequence ATGGATAAAGATAAATATGCAAAACTGGAGCAAAAGATCTCGCCGAAACCGCCGCTGCTCAAAAATGTCATTAAAGCATTTCTCGTAGGCGGAACCATCTGCCTTATCGCCCAGTTCATTGCACTTTTCTATATGACCTTCTTCGATTTTACTGAACGGACAGCGAGCAATCCGACGGTGGCAACGATGATTTTCATTGCCATGCTGTTAACCGGGTTTGGAGTTTATAAGAAAATCGGACAGTTCGGCGGAGCGGGTGGGGCAGTCCCGATAACCGGGTTCGGGAATGCAGTCGTGTCAGCGGCGATCGAACATAAGTCGGAGGGCTTTGTGTTAGGAGTCGGTTCTAATATTTTCAAGCTGGCTGGGTCGGTCATCGTGTTTGGCGTCTTTTCAGCCTTCCTTGTCGCGCTGATTAAGACCATATTAGTGAAGATGGGGGTCGTTTCATGGTAA
- a CDS encoding nuclease-related domain-containing protein, with protein sequence MLIKKREKNIEIDGLIALEKRIGKGDVNRQRIEERLYNLQAGFSGETQYDKYLAEFKPPYPHAILHDVTLCDDDVFFQMDSILITPAFILISEVKNIAEKIIVKSNPLQFIKEYSNGRRLPLKNPIVELDRKIFHLESWLKKRNIDIPIKGIVAFAYNNELLIEETPSMDIMFTYEISAHLRTLPVTREILNKPEIHRLAKKIKSSHQEFNPFPMIKKYNIHPAHIKPGVICPVCNKLHMMWEQKRWNCSHCGHNGKNDHEHALQDWSMLIKNNITNKEFCYFTKLESRHVAKKMLARSPIELNGFGAGAKYEILLPSSIHVKSKQ encoded by the coding sequence GTGCTAATAAAAAAACGCGAAAAGAATATTGAGATTGACGGATTGATTGCTTTAGAAAAACGAATAGGAAAGGGAGATGTGAATAGGCAGAGAATAGAAGAACGACTTTACAATTTACAAGCGGGGTTTTCCGGAGAAACTCAATACGACAAATACTTAGCAGAATTTAAACCACCTTATCCTCATGCTATTTTGCATGACGTTACACTATGTGACGATGATGTCTTTTTTCAAATGGATTCCATTTTGATTACACCCGCTTTCATCCTGATTTCAGAAGTGAAAAATATCGCGGAAAAAATCATCGTAAAATCAAATCCGCTTCAATTTATAAAGGAATATTCGAATGGAAGACGATTGCCATTGAAAAATCCAATCGTGGAATTGGATAGGAAGATATTTCACTTAGAAAGTTGGTTAAAGAAAAGAAATATAGACATTCCGATAAAGGGAATCGTTGCTTTTGCCTATAATAATGAACTATTAATTGAAGAAACTCCTAGTATGGACATCATGTTTACCTACGAAATTTCCGCACACCTAAGAACATTACCGGTAACTCGAGAGATTCTCAACAAGCCGGAAATTCACCGCTTAGCCAAAAAAATCAAAAGCAGTCATCAAGAATTCAATCCTTTTCCCATGATAAAAAAATACAACATACATCCTGCACATATTAAACCAGGTGTAATTTGCCCTGTTTGCAACAAACTTCACATGATGTGGGAGCAGAAAAGGTGGAATTGTTCACATTGCGGGCACAACGGGAAAAATGACCATGAGCATGCTCTTCAAGATTGGTCGATGCTCATTAAGAACAATATTACAAATAAGGAATTCTGCTATTTTACAAAACTCGAAAGCCGGCACGTCGCCAAAAAGATGTTAGCTCGGTCACCTATAGAACTAAATGGATTCGGTGCAGGTGCAAAATATGAAATCCTTTTGCCATCGTCAATACATGTTAAATCGAAACAATAG